A single region of the Lotus japonicus ecotype B-129 chromosome 4, LjGifu_v1.2 genome encodes:
- the LOC130714237 gene encoding uncharacterized protein LOC130714237, giving the protein MAAPPPPTTSFLSPTQRYAAAALFGLALHEAQVNQTHPLASPASENSSSLSEERTSSGSSSDSVSDDPDLWVHRRSGLLRPVFKFLDIDSAAWCGLEETAGASVATHHVGPFLRLLSEEFDDDSSQRLDQELALSKAVDGFLLDMEKNLESSESKKEKLHEYKHQCLEKFSTPDGEPSSEKIDLNLDIQQETEATPFLDCKEPPQQGFGTGEIDEKPIEEAMMLSDQRKVTVLYELLTACLANLSENDKDCTRRRKGYDARHRVALRLLATWFDIKWTKMEAIETMVACTAMAIMKEQEAEKEETQSKKGKWAKLKRGGIIGAAALTGGALLAITGGLAAPAIAAGLGALAPTLGTLIPVIGASGFAAVAGAAGTVAGSVAVAASFGAAGAGLTGSKMARRIGDVDGFDFKAIGENHNQGRLGVEILVSGFVFEKDDFIRPWDGLNDNLERYALEWETKNLIAVSTAIQDWLTSRLAMELMKRGAMMTVLSTLLTALAWPAVLLSATDFIDSKWTIAINRSNKAGKLLAEVLLKGLQGNRPVTLVGYSLGARVIFKCLQCLAKTENGAELVERVVLLGAPIPIQDENWEAARKMVAGRFINAYSRNDWMLGIAFRASLLTKGLAGIQPVPIPGIQNVDVTDHIEGHSSYLWATQPILAQLEIDTYYPVYNSISCI; this is encoded by the exons ATGgcggcaccaccaccaccaacgaCGTCGTTTTTATCGCCGACGCAGAGGTACGCCGCCGCAGCATTGTTCGGCCTCGCTCTTCACGAAGCCCAGGTTAACCAGACTCATCCACTAGCCTCACCCGCTTCCGAGAACTCTTCTTCCCTCTCTGAGGAGCGAACCAGTAGTGGCTCCAGCAGTGATTCAGTTTCCGATGACCCCGATCTTTGGGTCCACCGCCGCTCCGGTTTGCTCCGCCCCGTTTTCAA GTTTCTAGATATTGATTCTGCTGCGTGGTGTGGGCTAGAGGAAACTGCTGGGGCGTCTGTAGCTACACATCATGTGGGACCA TTTTTGAGATTGCTCTCAGAAGAAtttgatgatgattcttctcaAAGGCTCGATCAAGAACTGGCCTTGTCGAAAGCGGTTGATGGTTTTTTACTTGACATGGAGAAAAACTTGGAGTCTTCTGAGTCTAAAAAAGAGAAGCTTCATGAATATAAGCATCAGTGTCTCGAAAAATTTTCAACTCCAGATGGTGAACCTAGTTCTGAAAAGATAGATTTAAACTTGGATATTCAGCAGGAGACAGAGGCCACCCCTTTTCTTGACTGTAAAGAGCCACCACAGCAAGGATTTGGTACTGGTGAGATTGATGAGAAACCAATTGAAGAAGCTATGATGCTGAGTGATCAGAGGAAAGTGACGGTTCTCTATGAACTTCTCACTGCTTGTCTTGCAAATTTGAGTGAAAATGACAAGGATTGTACCCGGAGAAGAAAGGGTTATGATGCTCGGCATCGTGTGGCTCTGCGGTTGCTTGCAACATGGTTTGATATCAAGTGGACAAAAATG GAGGCCATTGAGACCATGGTTGCTTGTACTGCAATGGCTATCATGAAAGAGCAAGAAGCAGAGAAAGAAGAAACTCAGTCAAAAAAAGGCAAGTGGGCTAAACTGAAGCGTGGTGGTATTATTGGTGCGGCTGCATTAACTGGGGGAGCCTTGTTGGCTATTACTGGTG GGTTAGCTGCACCAGCAATTGCTGCAGGACTTGGTGCTTTGGCTCCAACTTTGGGCACTCTGATCCCTGTAATTGGAGCAAGTGGATTTGCTGCAGTTGCTGGTGCTGCTGGAACTGTTGCTGGTTCCGTTGCTGTTGCTGCATCGTTTGGAG CTGCTGGAGCTGGACTTACAGGAAGCAAAATGGCTAGGAGAATTGGCGATGTTGATGGGTTTGATTTCAAAGCTATAGGAGAAAACCATAACCAAGGC AGGCTAGGGGTTGAGATCTTGGTCTCTGGATTTGTCTTTGAGAAGGATGATTTTATAAGGCCATGGGATGGGCTGAATGACAACCTGGAGAG GTATGCGCTAGAGTGGGAAACTAAGAATCTAATTGCCGTGAGCACTGCAATTCAAGATTGGCTTACTTCAA GACTTGCGATGGAGCTGATGAAGCGAGGGGCAATGATGACTGTATTGAGCACACTTTTAACTGCTTTGGCTTGGCCAGCTGTGTTACTTTCAGCAACTGATTTCATTGACAGTAAATGGACCATAGCTATTAACAG ATCAAACAAAGCAGGAAAGTTGCTTGCTGAAGTATTATTAAAAGGATTGCAAGGAAATAG GCCAGTGACACTTGTAGGATACTCACTTGGGGCAAGAGTCATTTTCAAGTGCCTACAGTGTTTGGCTAAAACAGAAAATGGCG CTGAACTAGTAGAAAGAGTTGTACTTCTTGGAGCACCTATCCCAATACAGGATGAGAACTGGGAAGCTGCTAGAAAG ATGGTAGCAGGAAGATTTATAAATGCTTATTCAAGGAATGACTGGATGCTTGGAATTGCCTTCCGTGCCAG